The window TTACCTTGTAAGTGGGTTCAAATTTCCAATGATTTCGGTCTTCAGAGAATTTAACCAAAATCTAAACAAAATCCTTGTAAATTTTCCTTTAGTTTTTGTGTAGCTGATTCTTTGAAGGGAAATCTGGAGATTCTTGTGGATAACATGCAGCTTTCTGTAGAATACGGGACAATTCAGCTTCGGATATCAAGAAAACAAATTAGAAGATCTAAAAGTCATCTTCTGATCGATCTACAATTATTATCATTGTTGTATTTCGTGTTTCCTTTCCTTTGGATAGTATGGATGCATTTTGTAATGTGGTTGAATGGCGTAACTGTTATATTAAGGAACACAGTTATAACATGTCTCTTTCTGTAGCTCAAAGATATGGCAAAATGTTCCGAGAAACTTGGCTGATTCTTGAGATCTAAACTCAAATATTGCCTTAGCTAATGCGCATATTTATAGACAATAAGAAACTagtatatttctttctttaatgAAACATACCCGATCCGTTTTTTGATGCAACAATCAATTTGGTACTTGGACATCCAGTTTCCCCAGTGGTCATAGCCGACAAGTCCATGGCTACCGCTTTGCTCACATATCTGCGGTCGATTGGAACACCCAGTTTCAGCAAAATCTTAACATGCTCAACTCCCCATCTCTGCCATGCATTAGTCATTTACACCAGCCGTAATTAcagaaattttcaaaagacAGCAACCATTATGACAGGACAGGCTTATGATTCACGAAATGAAGGAGCAAGGCATCAAACATGACATGtattttaaaacattttacTCCACCACTCGACCAAACTTGCAACAAGGAAATCTTGAGCATCGTCAGAACTTGAAATAGCTAGTCGAGCGACTTTTACCTTGTTTTGGTGAACTAAAATGAATTAGTTTGCCTCTGCTTGTTGACTGCGCATTGACATGGCAAACACTATTATTCGTCACATAATCAGCTTGAGAAGCCACTCAGCAACAAGGTAGACTTTCATCATCAAGCCCCTGATGCTTAACTCTGTCGCATGATTTGATTTGAAGATTAGCAACAATTAACGAGAGCTAGATCGTTTATCCTCTAGTTGTAGCGCATGTATATCCTCTACTAGAATGCCTCCTATGCCTATCAATTGGTCGGGATGATCATTGCAGAGGGCAATAAACTTTGCCCAACTTCTCTAGGAATTTCCTAGAGATAAGAAGGATGAGAGGAACCGCTTTACAACTAACATTATTTCACCACTTAGCCTCCTTTCTGACCTTCCATTGGTTACAATGATTAAAGTTCTTCAGGGAATTTTGCTAAACGAATAACAATGAAACCTCAAACAAATCATTTTAACATTCAAGCTAAAATTTGCCTAAAGAGACTGATGGATATGTGCATCTTATCTGCATTATCAACTTGGAAGACAGAGCTATCAACATACCTTAGATCCTTTGAACTTCTTTTAACGGTAAGGTATGTCAAGTTATCTTTAAGTTTGGTTTGATTATCTTGTGTCATATAGCCTTGGGGTTCAATTCTGTGGTCTTTCAATTGCCGAGGAAATTTCCGGtcaaggaaaagaaattttgacaTTGAATGGTGAAGGTTAACTATATATGCCTGTTGCATGTTGAGATCATGTCATGTGATACAGTACCATATTTGATTTGGGAGTTGGAGTTAATCGTAGAACAAGAATTCGTGTCGATGGGAAAAAAGACTTGCAATCCATGTGGATGATAATCATAAACTGAGTGACTAAGCCAGTGGCATAAGATACGTCCCTTTACCCTCAGTCTTTTGTTGGTTAATGGCAATCGGGCCAATGTGAAAATTGGTCTTCCACTCAGGTTCCCCCCTTAAAGTTGCCCAATATTTAGTGGCAAGGAATTTTGACTTAATCCCACCATCAACCGGTCCAATCACCACTGTCAAATTATTATACTTTGTCGGTTCGCAAGTCATTTTCAGCCTTTTCCCTCCTCgacttatatatatacccGCGTCTCTTTTATAATCCATGTAGTTGTAAATTAAAGATCAATTTTGTGTAGCCCATAATAAACTATGGCCATTTGCTACTTACTCTCTGTCGTACTTTTGTTCAGTTTTCATAACGAATTGGAAAAATGGTGTGTTTTgggagcaaggatggggctAAGTGAACACCAGTATCACCATGTCCTTGATATGAAGTCTCTGGTGCCTGCTACTACTTGCGTGACTCCTTCCACGGGTTCTTTTCGCAGCCTGCTTTCACATTGAAATTCAGTTCTTCTCTAACATCTTCACTTATGTTTAGCCTTGGATCTGAAATGTTGCATTGCCATTGCAGGTCCTGCCCAACAATATGGACTGCCACTGGTCCATAGGCGCGGTCCCTGCTCCCCACTACATCAAGACCAGCCCCACAATCCGAGCATGATATTTCTCCGGGACAAGGCGCGGTATCAGCTGATAGCCAGTTCAATAGCATCCTCATGGCACGGACACAACGTGAATCCCCCTCCTCGTGAACAAGGAGAAGACATGACTGTACCCGTTCCGGGCATGGAAGGCGATTTCTTGGTCACTGTCGGCCTTGGTTCGCCGACCCGCTCATTGACCCTGATACTAGACACCGGTTGCGACCTCACCTGGACACAGTGCATCCCCTGCCCCGATGCCGGATGCTATAAGCAAGAGGACCCTTACTATGAGCCCTCCAAATCCTCCACATATTCTGACCCACAGTTCTATCACTCACCCTCCACCTATAAAATTTTCTACGAAGATAAGTCGTATTCCTATGGGTACTATGCAAGAGATACCCTCACGCTCGGGCCAAATTACAAGTTCCCAAACTTTGTCTTTGGTTGTGGACAGAACAATAGCAGTAATGGTTTTGGGTCCACAGCGGGCATTCTTGGCTTAGGGAAAGGCACTCACACCTTAGTCTCGCAGACGGCATACAAATTTAACCAAATTTTCTGCTACTGCATCCCACCCACATTCAGCACAAATGGGTACCTCCTCTTTGGACTAGGAGCACGGAAATATTGCCATCCTGAAATGTTCACGCCTCTCGTCTCAGCCCTCCCTGCCCGGCCCCAGTATTTTGTCAACCTCCTCAGTATTACCATCGAGGACCAAACATTAAGTTTCACCAACTTAATAAAACCAAATCCATCTCCTagttcttctccttcttcttcttccagtTACAAGACTATCATCGACTCAGGGACAACCATAACTCGGCTTCCCCAATCTGTTTATGCAGTGCTCTGTTCAGCGTTCCAGAACTACATGTGGGGATACCCTGAAGCTCCTGAGCTTCCTCCCTTATTAGACACGTGCTATGACCTGGAGGATTACGAGGACGTGAAACTTCCTCGGATTGTTCTGAACTTCGAGCAAGCGAACGTAACACTGGACCCCTCGGGAATCATTTGGAGAGAGTCGAACTCGCAAGTTTGCTTGGCTTTTTCTGGAAACACTGATCAGAAGGATGACCTAATCATAATCGGCAGCACGCAGCAGAGCAAACTTGACATCCTGTATGATGTCAAGTCCAAAAGAGTCGGGTTTGGAAGAGGCAGTTGTGGCGTATGAGAACtgctatatttaatatattccGTTTGGAACCTTTTTCAGttagcagtaaatgtggaatTGATACTCATTTCAGATTATCAGTTGTTTTCCAGACACATACTTTCCTCGCTTATAAGGTCTAAATTGGCCATTTAACAGCTTATTCAATATAGCTCGCCAATCGgattataaatgaaaatgccGAAAAGACTGATAAGTGTGACAATCAGCATCGTTTCGGAAAAAAAGTTCAGATGTATGGATCTATCcgtttctttctctctttt of the Punica granatum isolate Tunisia-2019 chromosome 6, ASM765513v2, whole genome shotgun sequence genome contains:
- the LOC116210439 gene encoding aspartyl protease AED1-like, with amino-acid sequence MAICYLLSVVLLFSFHNELEKWCVLGARMGLSEHQYHHVLDMKSLVPATTCVTPSTGPAQQYGLPLVHRRGPCSPLHQDQPHNPSMIFLRDKARYQLIASSIASSWHGHNVNPPPREQGEDMTVPVPGMEGDFLVTVGLGSPTRSLTLILDTGCDLTWTQCIPCPDAGCYKQEDPYYEPSKSSTYSDPQFYHSPSTYKIFYEDKSYSYGYYARDTLTLGPNYKFPNFVFGCGQNNSSNGFGSTAGILGLGKGTHTLVSQTAYKFNQIFCYCIPPTFSTNGYLLFGLGARKYCHPEMFTPLVSALPARPQYFVNLLSITIEDQTLSFTNLIKPNPSPSSSPSSSSSYKTIIDSGTTITRLPQSVYAVLCSAFQNYMWGYPEAPELPPLLDTCYDLEDYEDVKLPRIVLNFEQANVTLDPSGIIWRESNSQVCLAFSGNTDQKDDLIIIGSTQQSKLDILYDVKSKRVGFGRGSCGV